The sequence GGGGGTGCCCCGACCTCCCGACACTCCCGGAAAGACGGCGGATGTTCTTCAAGAACGACAGTGATCGCGGCAAGAACGCACCCGAGCGCGGGATCGTCCCGTTGCTCCCGCTTCGCGACATCATCGTCTTTCCACACATGGTCTCGCAGCTGTTCGTCGGGCGCGAGCGCAGCATCGCCGCGCTCGACGAGGCGATGAACCGCGGCAAGGAGATCTTCCTCGCCGCGCAGCGCAACGCGAAGACGAACGATCCGACGCCGGACGACATCTTCGGCGTCGGCTCGGTCGGCGCCATCATGCAGCTGCTCCGCCTCCCGGACGGCACCGTCAAGGTGCTCATCGAGGGCAAGCGCCGGGCGCGCATCCGCCGCTACGTCCAGAGCGATGCGTACTTCCTGATCGAGTACGACGAGATCGTCGAGAGCTCGGTCGCGAGCGTCGAGGTCGAGGCGCTGATGCGCTCGGTCCAGTCGACGTTCGAGATGTACGTCAAGCTCAACAAGAAGATCCAGCCCGAGGTCCTGATGGCGGTGCAGGCCATCGACGAGGCCTCGCGGCTGGCCGACACCATCATCGCCAACCTGCCGACCATCAAACTGACCGACCGGCAGGCGCTGCTCGAAATGGAGGAGCCGCAGAAGCGGCTCGAGCGTCTCATCGAGTTGATGCAGGCCGAGATCGAGATTCTCCAAGTGGAGAAGAAGATCCGGAGTCGCGTCAAGAAGCAGATGGAGAAGACGCAGAAGGAGTACTACCTCAACGAGCAGATGCAGGCCATCCAGAAGGAGCTGGGCGGCGGCGAGCGCGACGAGTTCAAGAACGAGATCCAGGAGATCGAAGAGGCCCTCAAGACCAAGCGGATGAGCAAGGAGGCCGCCGCGAAGGTCAAGAAGGAGCTCAAGAAGCTGAAGATGATGCACCCCACGAGCGCCGAGGCGACCGTGGTGCGCAACTACATCGATTGGATCCTGGAGCTCCCCTGGTACGACAAGAGCGAGGAGCGTTATGACCTCGTCGAGGCCGAGCGGATCCTCGATGAGGATCACTACGGCCTCAAGAAGATCAAGGAGCGGATCCTCGAGTACCTGGCGGTCCAGGCGCTCACGAAGAAGCTCAAGGGCCCGGTGCTCTGCTTCGTCGGGCCGCCCGGCGTCGGCAAGACGAGCCTGGCGAAGTCGATCGCGCGGGCGACGGGGCGCAAGTTCGTGAGGCTGTCGCTCGGCGGCGTGCGCGACGAGGCGGAGATCCGCGGCCACCGGCGGACGTACATCGGCGCGCTGCCCGGCAAGCTGATCCAGTCGCTCAAGAAGGTCGGGACGAACAACCCCGTGTTCCTGCTCGACGAGGTCGACAAGATGTCGACCGACTTCCGCGGGGATCCGGCGGCTGCGCTGCTCGAGGTGCTCGATCCGGAGCAGAACCACACGTTCAACGACCATTACCTGGATCTCGATTACGATCTCTCCGACGTGATGTTCATCACAACGGCGAACACGCTCTCTGGCATCCCGGTGCCGCTCCAGGACCGCATGGAGGTCATTCAGCTCTCGGGCTACACGGAGTTCGAGAAGCTGAACATCGCGGTGAAGTACCTCGTGCCCCGGCAGCGGAAGGAGTGCGGCCTCGAGGACGTGTCGCTCGACTTCACGGAGGGCGCGCTCCGGACGATCATCCACCACTACACGAAGGAGAGCGGCGTGCGCTCGCTGGAGCGCGAGATCGCGAGCGTCTGCCGCAAGGTGGCCAGGCGGGTGGTGTCCGACGGCAAGGAGAAGCCGATCGAGGTCGTCGCGAAGAGCATCCCGAAGTACCTCGGCGTCCCCAAGTACCGGCTCGGCCGGCGCGAGGAGCGCGACGAGGTGGGCCTCGTGAACGGCCTCGCCGTGACCAACGTCGGGGGCGATCTGCTCCCGGCCGAGGCGACGGTGGTGCCGGGCAAGGGCAAGCTCGTGATCACCGGGCTGCTGGAGAAGGGGATGGAGGAGAGCGGGCACGCGGCGATGAGCTATGTCCGCTCGCGCCTCGATCGCCTCGGGCTTGACGCGGATGTCTATCAGAAGGTCGACGTCCACATTCACTTCCCCGATTTCGTCCGCAAGGACGGGCCCAGCGCCGGCGTCACGATGGTGACCGCGCTCGTGAGCGCGCTGATGAAGGTGCCTGTCCGGAGGGATCTCGCGATGACGGGCGAGATCACCCTGCGCGGCCGCGTGATGCCGATCGGCGGGCTCAAGGAGAAGCTGCTGGCGGCCCATCGCGGCGGCATCGCGACCGTCATCCTGCCGAAGGAGAACCGGAAGGATCTCCGGGACGTGCCGCGGCGGGTGCTGAAGGCGCTGCGGCTCGTGCTCGTCGAGCACGTCGACGACGTGCTCCGTGAGGCGCTGATCCTGCCCGACTCCTATGCGGTCTTCGGGCCGCCCAAGGGCGTCCTGGAGTACCGGGACGGCGAGCTCGTCACCGAGGCGGCGTCGGTCAAGGCGCCGCCGGCCGCGGCGGGCGAGCCGACGCCGGCCGCGCCGCCCGGCGCGTGAGCGCGGCGGCGCCCGTCGGATAGGCTGGCGGTCGCCGCAGAGACGCACTAGCTGTGCGTCGCAATGATTCGACGCGCACTGATTTCGGTATCCGACAAGACGGGACTGCTCCCGCTGGCCAGGCGGCTCGCGGAGAAGGGCGTGGAGATCCTCTCGACCGGGGGGACGCAGCGGGCGCTCGCGGACGCCGGCGTGCCGGTCATCGGGGTGGAGGCCTATACCGGCTCTCCCGAGGTGATGGATGGCCGGGTGAAGACGCTCCATCCTCGCGTGCACGGCGGCATCCTGATGCGCGGCGCAATCGACGACGAGGACCTCGCGCGGCTCGGCGGGGCGCCGATCGATCTCGTGGTGTGCAATCTCTATCCCTTCGAGGCGACCGTCCGGAAGCCAGGGGTCACGCACCCCGAGATCATCGAGAACATCGATATCGGCGGGCCGTCGATGGTGCGGAGCGCGGCCAAGAACCACGCGCGCGTCGCGGTGGTGGTCGATCCGGCCGACTACGATGCTGTGCTCGCCGAGATCGACAGGCAAGGTGAGGTGTCGAGCGCCACCCGCCGCCGGCTCGCCACCAAGGCGTTTGCGCACACGGCGGCCTACGACGGGATGGTGTCCGGTTACCTGTCCTCGCTGCCCGAGGACGGTGAGCCGAACGCCGCGCAGCGCGAGGCCTATCCGCGCTTCCTCACGCTCGCTCTCGAGCGGGCCTATCCGCTCCGGTACGGCGAGAACCCGCACCAGTCCGGCGCCTTCTATCGTGAGCGGGGCGCGGCCGCGGGGTCGCTGGCGCTGGCGGAGTCGCTGGGCGCGGGCGGCAAGGAGCTCTCGTTCAACAACCTCGTCGACGTGGACGCCGCGTTCGAGGCGGTGCGCGAGTTCACGCAGCCTGCCGCGGTCGTCGTGAAGCACACGAACCCGTGCGGCGTCGCGACAGGCGACAGCCTCGCGGCCGCCTACAGGACGGCGCGCGAGGCGGACGCCGTCAGCGCCTTCGGCGGGATCGTCGCCCTGAACCGCGAGGTCGACCGCGCGGCCGCCGAGGTGCTCGTCGAGACGTTCCTGGAGTGCGTGGTGGCGCCCGCCTATGCGCCCGAGGCGCTGGAGGTGCTCCGGACCAAGAAGAACCTCCGGCTGCTGGCGACCGGCGCGCTCCTGCCCGCGGATCACCGGGAGCTGACGTTCAAGCGTGTCGGCGGGGGCCTGGTGGTCCAGGAGCGGGACGCCTCGGCGGCCGGCGAGGTGCGCGGCGGCCGGGTCGTGACGAAGCGCGCGCCCACGGAGGAGGAGATCGAGGCGCTCGATCTCGGCTGGCGCGTCTGCAAGCACGTGAAATCCAACGCGATCGTGCTCGCGATTCCCGGGAGGACGGTCGGTATCGGCGCCGGACAGATGTCGCGGGTCGAGAGCGTGCGCATCGCCTGCAGCAAGGCGGGCGAGCGGGCTCGCGGGAGCGTCCTCGCGTCGGACGCGTTCTTCCCGTTTCCGGACAACGTGGTGCTCGCCGCGGAGCACGGGATCACGGCGGTCGCGCAGCCTGGAGGCAGCGTCAAGGACGCGGAGGTCATCGCCGCGGCCGACGCGGCGGGGATCGCGATGGTGTTCACAGGGGCCCGGCACTTCCGTCACTGAGCTGGCCAGGCGCCGCGGTCCCGCCACGGACCGGCCTGGCGCCTCCCCATCCCGGGGCGCGCGCGCTCCCTCTCCCTTGCGCCGGAGGGGTGGGTCACGCTCGCAGAAAAGTTGACCTTTGCGCCTTGACTGTGATGATGGTCAACGCTGCGCCTGGGCAAAGCGCTGTGCGCGGCGCGAAGGAGCGAGCTGTGGGCGGAATCAGCGAGACGTGCAGCGTGTGCGGGACCGGATTCGAGGTCCAGTTCCGGTACCAGATGGAGGAGAAGGACGGCGGCTTCTCCTTCTTCTGCTCGCAGAAATGCCTGGAAAAGAGCCATCTCGGCGGGCAGGACGGCGCCGCGCTCGCCACGTGCGACGCGTGCGCGAAGCGGTTTCCGCCGGATCTCGTGTCCCAGGTGCTCTACGTCGCCGGGCGCCGGCACTACGCGTGCTCGCTGGGGTGCCGGACGCAGCTGGTCCGTGAGGCGAAGGGGGCAAGGCTCGGCGACATCGCGGCGGCGGCCGCGGCGCCGGCCGAGGGGGCAACGCCGACCGGCGGCGAGGCGCCGCTGGCAGGAGGCGCCTCGCGCGCCGCCACGGAGGCAGCTGAGCCGGCGCCGCCGGCGGCTCGCGCGAGCGCACACGGCGAGGCGACGGGGCCGGCCGCGCCGGCCGTTGCGCAGGTCGCGTCTGCTGCTCGGCCGGCGGAGCTCAAGGGGCAGGGCGCGGTCGCGGTGCCCCTGTCGCCGGCGGGGGGCGCGAAGCGGCCCGCGCAGCCGCCGCAGCGGCCCGCCGGGGTGCCCCGCTGCCTGGCCGTGTTCAACCACAAGGGCGGTACGGGCAAGACGACGACGGCCGTGAGCGTGGCGGCCGGGCTCGCGGCGCGCGACAAGCGGGTGCTCCTCGTCGACACCGACGCGCAGGGGAACGTCTCTGTCTCGCTCGGCGCGGGCGCGGAGCGGTCGCTCTATCACGTGCTCGTGATGGGGCTCCGGGTCGCGGACGCGACCAAGACGGTGCGCCCGAACCTGGATCTGCTGCCGTCCAACGAGACGCTCGCCGCGGCAGAGCTCTACCTGGCAGGGCGCCAGAACCGCGACCGCGTGCTCTCGGATCGCCTCTCCGCCGCGGCGGCCGAGTACGATTACGTGGTGCTCGACTGCTCGCCGAGCCTGTCGTTGATGAACCAGAACGCGCTGGTGTTCGCCGACAGCGTGCTCGTCCCGGTCGCGTGCGACTACCTGTCGCTCGTCGGCGTCCGGCAGGTGATCAAGACGGTGAAGAACGTGAACGCGCTGCTGCATCACCCGGTGCAGATCTGGGGCGTGCTGCCGACCTTCTACGACGGCCGCGCGAAGATCGCGCGCGAGGCGGTGAGCACGATGAAGCAGCACTTCGGAGAGCGCTGCCTCGCGCCGATCCGGCAGGCGATCAAGGTCAAGGAGGCGCCCGCGCAAGGGCAGACGATCTTCGAGTATGCGTCGGGAACCCCCGCCGCGGACGACTACCTCGCGGTGGTCGATCGCATCATCGAGAGCCGCGAGCGCGGCACGGCGGGCTCCGAGGCAGGGGCGGCGCGCGACGGGACGGCGTGGAGCGTCGACCGGGTGGACGCGGGTACGGAGCGGCCGGGTGCTGCGGCGGCGGGTGCGTGAAGGACCCGCGGACGCGGGGTTTCGCTGAATGAAGGGACCCGCGGACGCGGAGTCCCGCTGAATGAAGGGCCCGCACTCGCGGAGTCCCGCTGAATGAAGGGACCCGCGGACGCGGGGTCCCGCTGAATGAAGGGACCCGCGGACGCGGGGTCCCGCTGAATGAAGGGCCCGCACTCGCGGAGCCTCGACCGGGCAGGGGAGCTGGAGGAAGCAATGAAAAGCGAAGGCGATCTCGGGGGCGCCGCGCGGGCGCTGCTCGATCGCGACGAAGTGGAAGGTGTTTTGTCCGGGGCGTTCTATACGTCCACGGAAGTGCCTCGCGTGCGCGCAAAGGCCCGGACGACCGGCGCCGCATCCGAGCCGGGTGCTGCGCCGGCTCCCGAGAGACCGCAGCACTACAAGGTCATCTGTATCTCGATGTACACCGAGGATCTCGAGCGGCTGGACGAGATGGTCAGCTCGCTCAAGGCGCGCGGGATGACCAAGGCCAACAGGAGCGCGCTGATCCGGCATGCGCTCTCCCAGGTCGATCTCGACAAGATCCCGAAGGGGATTTAATCCCTTCTTTCAGGGAGACCTCGACAGGACGCAGGGCGCGACGTCCCCATTTCCATCATCGTGCGGCGGGCGCCGCGGGCTCCCAGGGGCCCCCGCGTCGCCGGTGGGGGCTGGCAGCCCGGCTTTCCCGGGAGCCGGCGAGCGGCGGAGGGCCCGTGCACAGGCGCCGGCGCTCACGACGTCGTGGCGCTGCGCCTCGTCCCCTGGCCGCCGCGCCGCGGGCATGCGGCGTGCTTCACGTGCTAGAGTCGAGGCCTACCAGAGAGGGAACATGGACCACAACTACGTAGGATACGGGACCCGCTCGTCGGTGCACCGTGCCGGTGCCGAGTCGCGCGAGCGCTTCCTCGTGCGAACGTACAACCACCTGTTCGGTGCGATCGTGCTCTTCGCTGCGATCGAGGTCGCGCTGTTCAAGACCGGCGTCGCCTCGGTCATCGCCAGGGCGATGATGGGCAGGAGCTGGCTGCTGGTTCTCGGGGCGTTCATGCTCGTGAGCTGGCTGGCCAGCCGCGCGGCGCACACGTCGGTGTCGAAGCCGGCGCAGTACGCCGCGCTCGGCGGCTACGTGCTCGCCCAGGCGATCGTCTTCGTGCCGCTCCTCTACATCGCGGACATGGTCGCTCCCGGCGCGATCCAGAGCGCTGGGCTCGCCACGATGGCCGGCTTCGCAGGGCTCACCGCGATCGCGTTCGTGACCCGCAAGGATTTCTCGTTCCTCGGGGCTCTCCTGCGCTGGGGCGGCATCTGCGCGCTCGTCCTCATCGCGGCCGGGGCGCTGTTCGGCTTCCAGCTCGGCACCTTCTTCAGCGTCGCCATGGTCGCGTTCGCCGGGGCCGCCATCCTGTACGACACGTCGAACGTCCTGCACCACTTCCCCGAGGACCGGTACGTCGGCGCCGCGCTCCAGCTCTTCGCGTCGGTCGCCCTGCTGTTCTGGTACGTACTCCGCCTCTTCACCACCTCCCGCAACTGAGCGGGGGGCACCCGCGGCGGATACGGGCCCATCTCGACGTTTTCGGTGCTCAGCGCACTGGAGTGCGCTTCCGCGCCGAAAACGCCGATCTGGGCCCGTCTCCTGTGCGGGTGCCCCCCGCTCGGGCGGCGTCCGTTGTCGAGAAGACTCGGGGGGCGTCACGGAGAGAAGAGGGACTGTAGCGCTCTTGTGAGTGAGAAGAGCATGAGGGCCGTCAGGGCGAGGATGCCTGCCAGCGCTAGGGATAGGCCGGCGTAGAAACGAAGATTGGAGGGGGGCGCGCTGCCTTGCGTGCGCGCGGCGAGGTGCGCGCGCAGCAGGTCGAGGTTGCGCGCGTTCGCCTTGTAGGTCGCGTCGAAGAGATCGCCTACGAGAGGAACCGTGCCGAGCAGCGTCTCTAGGCCGACGTTGAGCACCATGCGCAGCACCGCCGAGGCGGGGAGACGGTAACGCGTCGCCGCGAGCACGATGTAGATCGAGAGCGCGAAACCGATGAGATCGCCGATGCCAGGGATCAACCCGATCACGGCGTCATAGCCGACCCGATAGTCGAGTCCAGGGATACGGATGGAGTTGTCCAGAAAGTGCCCGAGTGCGTTCAAGCGCCTGAGCCGCTCGTCCTCGAGATCAATGGGCTTCAGCGGGGCGAGGGGCGGCACGGGCATGGCGGACCCATCTCGGCGAAGCGGGTGAGACATCCCTCGTAGTCTACTTCTCGCCCCCTTCGACGGCGACTCAAGAGAGACCGCAGGGCGGCGGGCGAGGGGCGGGCAGGAGCACGCGCCTCCGGAGGGCGGGCGGGCGCTGCCGCCGTTGCGGCGGCGGCGCTGCGATCCATGCTGGCGCTTACCATGCCGAGCCCGCGCGCCCTGGTTCGCCGCTACGGAGCGCGGAGAGCGCTGCTCGGCCTCGCCAGCGCGCTGCTCGGGACGCTCGACGGGGCCGCGGCGCTCGCGCAGGGACGGTACGAATCCGCGCTCCTGGGCGGGCGATCGGCGCTCCTGGGGGGGACGGGGGTCGTGCTGGGCGTCGACGGGGCCGCGCCCTTCCTGAACCCGGCCACGATCATCCGCATCGAGGACCGGAACATCGCGTTCTCGTCGGCGTTCTTCCGCTATGCGCACCGCACACTGCAACGGTGGCACCAGCCAGGTCCGGTCGACCCCGCCCTGTACGGCGATCTCCGGCTCGATCGCACGACGGTGAGCGATCAAGGGCTCGACAGCCTCCCTGACGCGACTTGCTATTTCTTCAACTGGAAGAGCGGCGTACGAGGCGCGGATTCGGCGCGGGTTCCGGTCGGCCGCCAGGTCGTCGCCGCCTGCCTCGGCAAGACGGAGGAGAACGAGTTCGGGTTCGACGCGCTCCGATTCTCGGGGGAGTCCGCCTCCCGGCGCGTGAGCCAGGCGCAGACGCTCCGCTACGCATGGGGTCGCTTCAGCGCCGGTCCATCGTGGAGCTACAGCGCCACCCCGCGCCTCGCCCTGGGCGCCTCGCTCTCGCTCGTGCGCACGCGCTACACGAGCTCGCTCGGCGTCGCCAGCCTCGTGGAGGACACCGGCGCGGGCTCGGCGAGCAGCGCGACCTACCAGGCCGCGCTCTCGGGCGATTCATGGGACCTGCTCGCGCACCTCGGCGTGACGTACCGGCTGAACCGGGTGTTCTCGGCCGGGATCAGCCTGCGGACGCCCAGCGTTCACGCCGTCGACTCCCTGGATGTGAGCTACGTGGACACGCGCGGCGACGGGACGGCGGCGGCGCGCTACTGGGCCGGTGAGGGGGAGTTCGTGGCCCCCTCTCCGGCCCGCGTCGCGATCGGCGCGAGCGCGGAGTGGAGCAGGCTGCGGCTGGAGCTCGACGGCTTCTTCTACATGGGCCAGCCAGAGTTCGCGCGGATCGCCGCCGATCGTGAGGAGATCGCGATCGCGGGGGGCGCGGTGACGAGCCGGACGCGGGGCCGCCTCGACATCGTCGAGGCGGCGGCGCCCATCGTCAACGTCGGGCTCGGCGCCGAGGTGTTCCTCACGCGCGACCTCAGCCTCGTGGGCGGAGTCGCCTCCGATTTCAACGCGCTGTCCAGCCTGCGAGGCCCCATGTCCGCCGAGTCGAAGCTCTTCTTCGAGCGGTTGAGCGGCGCCCACGCGTCGCTCGGGTTGGTCTCCTATACCCGCTACGGCGATCTCGTGTTCGGCGCGCGCCTCGATTACGCCGCGGGGCAGATGGCGGCCGTCAACGCGTTCGCGTCGCCGGTGCGGCTCGACCCCATCGACTGCCGCGAGATCGGCGCGACCCTGGTGCTCGCCGGGAGGATCAGCCTGCGCACCGTGGAGGACGTGGCGCGCGAGATCGGCGACGCCGTGGAAGGCTCGGCCGCCGCGCCGCCCGAGCGGACCAGGCCGAGGGAGCCGATGCGGGCGCCTGCTCGAGAAGACTGAGCGGCGACGCGCGCCGTCGATCGAGCGGGCGCCGCGCGCGTCCGGCGCGAGGCTCGACGCCCGTCGACGCGCCGGAGGCCGCTCCCACGCCGCGGCGCCGCACGCTCACGCCACGTCGGCGTTCCGCGGACGCACCCCAGCGCGCTCCGCGAGCGCCTCGGCCTCCGCGAGCGCCTCCGTCTCCGCCAGGGCCTCGGCCTCGGCGTCGCCTTGCTCCCTCAGGCGCTCGAACGCCGCGAGCGCCGCCGGCGCGATCGCCGAGAGCCAGCGCCGGCTCGCGGCGTCGAGCCGGAGCTCCTCGCGGAGCCGCTCCACCTCGCCAGCGCCCGCGGCGCCCGGGTTCGCCGCCGCGCGGCACACGTCGGCGAGCAGCTCGTCGCGCGCGTTCAGCGGCAGATCCGCGTCCCGCTCGGTGAGGCGCGCCGCCCCGGCGATGTCGCCCTCTCGCGCCCGCAGCGCCAGCGCCACCCGCAGCCTGGCCCTCTCCAGGAACGGGTACGACGCATACCGCTCGGCGAGCAGCGCCATCTCGGCGCGCGCGTCGGCGCTCCGGCCCATCGCCGCAAACACGAACGCGCGCTCGGCCAGGAGCGCAGGCAGCAGGATGTCCGCCGCCATCGCGCGCGCCGCCTCGGTGTTCAGCCGCGCGAGCCCCGCCTCGCACGCCGCGAGCGCCGCGAGCAGCTCCCCTTGCCGGTCCGACAGCTCGGCGAGCGCGAGGTACGCCTGCGCCGCGGCCGCGGGCGCCTTGGTCCGCGTGAGGGCCTCGAGCTCAGCCTTCCCGCGCTGCGGCTCGCCCTTCGCGATCGCGACCCTGGCGGCCACGAAGCGCTGCGAGAGCTTGCGCGTGCGCACCGCGTTCACCAGCACCCCACCGACGAGCATCACGATGAAGAAGATCGGAAACGCCAGGACGATCGCGAGCGGTCCGAAGATCGGCTCCGCTGGCAGACGCTCGACCGTGGGCGCCACCGGCGGCGCCTGATTGGAGTTCAAGAGCTGCCACACCCCCAGGAACACCATCACCAGGACCACCCACAGGAGCAGCATGCGGCGTGCCGCCTTCGCCACCGGCTGGCGGTTGCTCCCGGCGCGCCCCTCCGCAGCGGCGCGGGCGGAGGCGTCGGCGCGGTCCACCTCCGCGCGCGACAGCTCCTCCACCCCGCCCGCCGCCAGCGCGGGGGCGCGCATGAACGGCGCCGCGTCGGGCGAGATGCGCGCCGCCCAGTCCGCCGCCGAGAGCTCGCCTCCAGCCTCAGGCTCCCGCTTCGCGCCGGTGCGGTAGACCGA is a genomic window of Sorangium aterium containing:
- the lon gene encoding endopeptidase La, whose translation is MFFKNDSDRGKNAPERGIVPLLPLRDIIVFPHMVSQLFVGRERSIAALDEAMNRGKEIFLAAQRNAKTNDPTPDDIFGVGSVGAIMQLLRLPDGTVKVLIEGKRRARIRRYVQSDAYFLIEYDEIVESSVASVEVEALMRSVQSTFEMYVKLNKKIQPEVLMAVQAIDEASRLADTIIANLPTIKLTDRQALLEMEEPQKRLERLIELMQAEIEILQVEKKIRSRVKKQMEKTQKEYYLNEQMQAIQKELGGGERDEFKNEIQEIEEALKTKRMSKEAAAKVKKELKKLKMMHPTSAEATVVRNYIDWILELPWYDKSEERYDLVEAERILDEDHYGLKKIKERILEYLAVQALTKKLKGPVLCFVGPPGVGKTSLAKSIARATGRKFVRLSLGGVRDEAEIRGHRRTYIGALPGKLIQSLKKVGTNNPVFLLDEVDKMSTDFRGDPAAALLEVLDPEQNHTFNDHYLDLDYDLSDVMFITTANTLSGIPVPLQDRMEVIQLSGYTEFEKLNIAVKYLVPRQRKECGLEDVSLDFTEGALRTIIHHYTKESGVRSLEREIASVCRKVARRVVSDGKEKPIEVVAKSIPKYLGVPKYRLGRREERDEVGLVNGLAVTNVGGDLLPAEATVVPGKGKLVITGLLEKGMEESGHAAMSYVRSRLDRLGLDADVYQKVDVHIHFPDFVRKDGPSAGVTMVTALVSALMKVPVRRDLAMTGEITLRGRVMPIGGLKEKLLAAHRGGIATVILPKENRKDLRDVPRRVLKALRLVLVEHVDDVLREALILPDSYAVFGPPKGVLEYRDGELVTEAASVKAPPAAAGEPTPAAPPGA
- the purH gene encoding bifunctional phosphoribosylaminoimidazolecarboxamide formyltransferase/IMP cyclohydrolase, with amino-acid sequence MIRRALISVSDKTGLLPLARRLAEKGVEILSTGGTQRALADAGVPVIGVEAYTGSPEVMDGRVKTLHPRVHGGILMRGAIDDEDLARLGGAPIDLVVCNLYPFEATVRKPGVTHPEIIENIDIGGPSMVRSAAKNHARVAVVVDPADYDAVLAEIDRQGEVSSATRRRLATKAFAHTAAYDGMVSGYLSSLPEDGEPNAAQREAYPRFLTLALERAYPLRYGENPHQSGAFYRERGAAAGSLALAESLGAGGKELSFNNLVDVDAAFEAVREFTQPAAVVVKHTNPCGVATGDSLAAAYRTAREADAVSAFGGIVALNREVDRAAAEVLVETFLECVVAPAYAPEALEVLRTKKNLRLLATGALLPADHRELTFKRVGGGLVVQERDASAAGEVRGGRVVTKRAPTEEEIEALDLGWRVCKHVKSNAIVLAIPGRTVGIGAGQMSRVESVRIACSKAGERARGSVLASDAFFPFPDNVVLAAEHGITAVAQPGGSVKDAEVIAAADAAGIAMVFTGARHFRH
- a CDS encoding ParA family protein gives rise to the protein MGGISETCSVCGTGFEVQFRYQMEEKDGGFSFFCSQKCLEKSHLGGQDGAALATCDACAKRFPPDLVSQVLYVAGRRHYACSLGCRTQLVREAKGARLGDIAAAAAAPAEGATPTGGEAPLAGGASRAATEAAEPAPPAARASAHGEATGPAAPAVAQVASAARPAELKGQGAVAVPLSPAGGAKRPAQPPQRPAGVPRCLAVFNHKGGTGKTTTAVSVAAGLAARDKRVLLVDTDAQGNVSVSLGAGAERSLYHVLVMGLRVADATKTVRPNLDLLPSNETLAAAELYLAGRQNRDRVLSDRLSAAAAEYDYVVLDCSPSLSLMNQNALVFADSVLVPVACDYLSLVGVRQVIKTVKNVNALLHHPVQIWGVLPTFYDGRAKIAREAVSTMKQHFGERCLAPIRQAIKVKEAPAQGQTIFEYASGTPAADDYLAVVDRIIESRERGTAGSEAGAARDGTAWSVDRVDAGTERPGAAAAGA
- a CDS encoding Bax inhibitor-1/YccA family protein produces the protein MDHNYVGYGTRSSVHRAGAESRERFLVRTYNHLFGAIVLFAAIEVALFKTGVASVIARAMMGRSWLLVLGAFMLVSWLASRAAHTSVSKPAQYAALGGYVLAQAIVFVPLLYIADMVAPGAIQSAGLATMAGFAGLTAIAFVTRKDFSFLGALLRWGGICALVLIAAGALFGFQLGTFFSVAMVAFAGAAILYDTSNVLHHFPEDRYVGAALQLFASVALLFWYVLRLFTTSRN
- a CDS encoding DUF4112 domain-containing protein, which codes for MPVPPLAPLKPIDLEDERLRRLNALGHFLDNSIRIPGLDYRVGYDAVIGLIPGIGDLIGFALSIYIVLAATRYRLPASAVLRMVLNVGLETLLGTVPLVGDLFDATYKANARNLDLLRAHLAARTQGSAPPSNLRFYAGLSLALAGILALTALMLFSLTRALQSLFSP